Part of the Deltaproteobacteria bacterium genome is shown below.
ATCTCCTCGATGATCTGGACGTAGCGTGGCACCTTGTAGTGCGTGAGATTGGCCTTGGCCCATTCGAGCAGCTCGGCCTCGGTGACCTTGCCTCGCGACTCGGGTTTGAGCACCACCCACGCCTTGATCGACTCGCCGGTTTTTTCGTCGGGGATGCCCGCGACGGCGCACTCGTTGATCGCCGCGTGGCCGAGCATGAGCGTCTCGACCTCGGTCGGGAACACGGACCAGCCGCGGTTTTTGATGAGCTGTTTCTTGCGGTCGTTGATGATGATGCGACCGTGCGCGTCCATATAGCCGATGTCGCCGGTCAGCAGCCAGCGCTTGCCTTCCATTTCGACAATCGTCTCGGCGGTTTCGTCGGGCCGGTTCAGATAGCCGACCATCACCTGCGGACCCGCGACGATGATCTCGCCGGTCTTGGGCTTCACGCCGTCCTCGGTCTCGACGGTTTCGCCGGGCTTGATCGTGATCTTGGGATCGCCGATATCCGCGATGCGCCACTCGGTGCCCGGGAAGGGCAGCCCGATCGTGCCGATGAACTGCTCGCGCTCCCCCCAGAACGGATGGCCGGAGACGACGGGCGTCGACTCGGTGAGGCCGAAGCCTTCGGAGAGCTGCGCCTTGGTGACGCGCTCGAACGCCTCCTGCACCGGGCGGTGCAGCGGCCCGGCGCCGGACACGCACATGATGAGCTTGCCGGCGATGTGGTACTTCTCGGCGTCGGGGAACTCGGCCATCTTTTTGAACAGCACCTCGGCGCCCGGCATCATCGTGCCCTTGGGCGGACCCACTTCGAGGATCGTCTTGTAGAGCACGTCCATCTCGGGCGGCTTGGGGAAGAGGATCATCATCAGCGCCTTTTTCACGCTGATATTCATCACGGTCGTCATGGCGAAGCTGTGGAAGAGCGGCAGCACGCCCAGGATCGCCGCGCCGGGCTGGATCTTGAACAGCCACAGGGCGCACTGA
Proteins encoded:
- a CDS encoding AMP-binding protein, whose translation is MGEISYHVDESHLWFKPESGWPAEVVKNTTFERKLLGDVLRETAKEYPNHTAIWFQGVTMTYRELDEAVDRFATALANLGLKKPDVLALLLPNSFQYVVAYYACARLGIIVSGCNPTYKPNEILHQLKTVGAKAMLLLDILYEPIVAPIRNESPVRLYIKTNITDMMKLSPVKKFIGGALGKIPKAEVPDSKDFAQLMKTAPALPKVDISADDTATYIMTGGTTGVPKAAVLSHFNCVSNVHQCALWLFKIQPGAAILGVLPLFHSFAMTTVMNISVKKALMMILFPKPPEMDVLYKTILEVGPPKGTMMPGAEVLFKKMAEFPDAEKYHIAGKLIMCVSGAGPLHRPVQEAFERVTKAQLSEGFGLTESTPVVSGHPFWGEREQFIGTIGLPFPGTEWRIADIGDPKITIKPGETVETEDGVKPKTGEIIVAGPQVMVGYLNRPDETAETIVEMEGKRWLLTGDIGYMDAHGRIIINDRKKQLIKNRGWSVFPTEVETLMLGHAAINECAVAGIPDEKTGESIKAWVVLKPESRGKVTEAELLEWAKANLTHYKVPRYVQIIEEIPKTPVGKVLRRELQEADPLFIAAKAKKK